In Aegilops tauschii subsp. strangulata cultivar AL8/78 chromosome 3, Aet v6.0, whole genome shotgun sequence, one genomic interval encodes:
- the LOC109762769 gene encoding uncharacterized protein, giving the protein MQVFAWLVGWQLHGNGGGALTGAIELISRKKAVRRNPPEPILPRAHLLADASHLLASAKKTSRRPAVPPPPTSPATSRGPATHLPSDQPRPRLPPPRRPAVPLPPTSPATSCGPGPTSLASSRAPASHLPGDQLQPRPHLSPLAPTGDSPHPLPTYRRNNVPPLAAASTTSHQSPWLPTTAEATAPSLILGVAGPPPLPSKRCRPLPADSTHRHPIPYFHALLSLCFHRVGGSLPASTSIRRLRTPHTTALPYPLQLAVCKFVSPSSSARSSLVSFSLTLAMACSKPAKTESFDTSSLHSVARRVARQLLRVHPDKMMWCTI; this is encoded by the exons GAGCGATCGAACTAATTTCCAGGAAAAAGGCCGTCAGGCGTAATCCCCCCGAGCCCATCCTCCCACGCGCCCACCTCCTCGCAGACGCATCCCACCTCCTGGCGTCTGCTAAAAAAACGTCCCGGCGACCAGCCGTGCCGCCGCCTCCCACCTCCCCGGCGACCAGCCGCGGCCCCGCCACCCACCTCCCCAGTGACCAGCCGAGGCCCCGCCTCCCACCTCCCCGGCGTCCCGCCGTGCCGCTGCCTCCCACCTCCCCGGCGACCAGCTGCGGCCCCGGCCCCACCTCCCTGGCGTCCAGCCGTGCCCCCGCCTCCCACCTCCCGGGCGACCAGCTGCAGCCCCGCCCCCACCTCTCCCCGCTCGCACCTACCGGCGACTCGCCGCACCCCCTTCCCACCTACCGGCGAAATAACGTGCCCCCGCTGGCCGCCGCGTCCACCACCTCGCACCAGTCGCCATGGCTACCAACCACCGCGGAGGCGACCGCTCCCTCCCTGATTTTAGGCGTCGCCGGCCCTCCTCCCCTTCCTTCCAAGCGTTGCCGACCACTCCCCGCTGATTCCACACATCGCCACCCCATCCCCTACTTCCACGCGCTACTATCCCTATGCTTCCACCGCGTCGGCGGCTCGCTCCCTGCTTCCACTTCCATTCGCCGCCTCAGAACCCCGCACACTACCGCCCTCCCTTACCCCCTACAGCTCGCCGTGTGCAAGTTCGTCAGTCCAAGTTCTTCGGCGAGATCGTCTCTGGTTTCGTTTTCCTTAACACTCG CAATGGCATGCTCCAAGCCCGCCAAGACTGAATCATTTGACACCAGTTCTCTGCACAGCGTGGCTCGACGTGTAGCCCGCCAGCTCCTTCGTGTACATCCAGACAAGATGATGTGGTGTACAATTTAA